A genomic window from Salvelinus sp. IW2-2015 linkage group LG13, ASM291031v2, whole genome shotgun sequence includes:
- the LOC111971669 gene encoding ATP-sensitive inward rectifier potassium channel 12-like has product MSVVGAHSYCIVSSEEEGLRLGAMPAVTMGNGFGNGKIHTMRRKCRSRFVNKNGQCNVRFSHMDEKSQRYMSDIFTTCVDIRWRWMFLMFTLVFVVSWLAFGLAFWVIALLHGDMDNPGGGDDNFSPCVLQVNSFVAAFLFSVETQTTIGYGFRCVTEECPSAVFMVVFQSIFGCIIDSFMIGAILAKMARPKKRAETLLFSNNAVIAMRDGKLCLMWRVGNLRKSHMVEAHVRAQLIKPRITEEGEYIPLDQIDINVGYDTGIDRIFLVSPLTIVHEIDEESPLFGISKQDLELSDFEIVVILEGMVEATAMTAQARSSYLSSEILWGHRFEPVVFEEKSQYKVDYAHFHKTFEVPSTPQCSAKDMAEMEDEDKDPTPTANSFCYENELAFISRDEEEDEEGKEDMDRVPELERLEATVGLDKRSYHRESEI; this is encoded by the coding sequence ATGAGTGTGGTCGGGGCACACAGCTACTGCATTGTGTCCTCGGAGGAAGAAGGCCTGCGTCTCGGTGCCATGCCGGCTGTCACAATGGGCAACGGCTTCGGCAACGGCAAGATCCACACGATGCGCCGCAAGTGCCGCAGTCGCTTCGTGAACAAGAACGGCCAGTGCAATGTGCGCTTCTCGCACATGGACGAGAAGTCGCAGCGCTACATGTCAGACATCTTCACCACGTGTGTGGACATCCGCTGGCGCTGGATGTTCCTGATGTTCACACTGGTGTTCGTGGTGTCCTGGCTGGCATTCGGCCTGGCCTTCTGGGTCATCGCATTGCTTCACGGGGATATGGACAACCCGGGTGGTGGAGACGATAACTTCAGCCCCTGCGTCCTGCAGGTCAACAGCTTCGTGGCCGCTTTCCTGTTCTCTGTGGAGACCCAGACCACCATTGGTTATGGCTTCCGCTGCGTGACGGAGGAGTGCCCCTCGGCTGTCTTCATGGTGGTCTTCCAGTCCATCTTTGGTTGCATCATCGACTCCTTCATGATCGGCGCCATCTTAGCCAAGATGGCGCGGCCTAAGAAGCGTGCAGAGACGCTGCTGTTCAGCAACAATGCAGTGATCGCCATGCGTGACGGGAAGCTGTGCCTTATGTGGAGGGTGGGAAACTTGAGGAAGAGCCACATGGTGGAGGCCCACGTCCGGGCCCAGCTCATCAAGCCTCGCATCACCGAGGAGGGTGAGTACATCCCCCTGGACCAGATCGACATCAACGTAGGGTATGACACGGGCATCGACCGCATCTTCCTGGTCTCCCCGCTCACCATTGTGCACGAGATTGATGAGGAAAGCCCCCTGTTTGGCATCAGCAAGCAGGACCTAGAGTTGTCCGACTTTGAGATAGTGGTGATACTTGAAGGGATGGTGGAAGCCACAGCCATGACAGCGCAAGCTCGCAGCTCCTACCTGTCCTCAGAGATCCTGTGGGGTCACCGCTTTGAGCCTGTCGTCTTCGAGGAGAAGAGCCAATACAAAGTGGATTACGCTCACTTCCACAAAACCTTTGAGGTGCCGTCCACCCCCCAGTGCAGTGCCAAGGACATGGCGGAGATGGAGGACGAGGACAAGGATCCTACGCCCACCGCCAACTCTTTCTGCTATGAGAATGAGCTGGCTTTTATCAGCCGAgacgaggaagaggatgaggaggggaaggaggatatGGACAGGGTGCCAGAGCTAGAGAGACTGGAGGCCACAGTCGGCCTAGACAAGAGGTCATATCATAGAGAATCAGAGATATGA